The following are from one region of the Gemmatimonadales bacterium genome:
- a CDS encoding UvrB/UvrC motif-containing protein — translation MPALALLAAPATVALDALRERVKASARRRPGVYQFLDADGGVFYVGKAKDLRARLLSYFSAPWPDSKAAHLVRAAADITWRYQPSEFAALLEELRLIARLRPFSNVRGNRTRRRMVFVKLTGGVAPKLKVTEHTTDRAARYYGPFQSHWRTADAVRVLADLLRLRDCAQDRPLRYAGQEDLFGAAEIPAACLRHELGTCLGPCAAKCTAEAYGGAVAHAAAFLESRAVAPLDRVVDAMAEASDARDFERAAGWREKLEALESLFAAVSRLRAATEALTFVYGVRDRTPAARGGGHDDRVYLVHRGLVRALAPWPRTPIERSAFAGAVERWAGQDAGGPAARTAPEMDELLLVMSWFRQHPEEFESTTPLAAWLAAEGPAAS, via the coding sequence ATGCCAGCACTAGCCCTGCTCGCCGCTCCGGCCACCGTCGCCCTCGACGCGCTGCGCGAGCGCGTCAAGGCGTCCGCCCGGCGCCGGCCCGGCGTGTACCAGTTCCTGGACGCCGACGGCGGCGTGTTCTACGTCGGCAAGGCGAAGGACCTGCGGGCCCGGCTGCTGAGCTACTTCTCGGCCCCCTGGCCCGACAGCAAGGCGGCGCACCTGGTGCGTGCCGCGGCGGACATCACCTGGCGCTACCAGCCGAGCGAGTTCGCGGCGCTGCTCGAGGAGCTGCGCCTGATCGCGCGCCTCAGGCCCTTCTCCAACGTCCGGGGCAACCGCACCCGGCGCCGGATGGTCTTCGTCAAGCTGACCGGCGGCGTCGCGCCCAAGCTCAAGGTCACCGAGCACACCACCGACCGCGCCGCGCGCTACTACGGGCCGTTCCAGAGTCACTGGCGCACCGCCGACGCCGTGCGCGTTCTCGCCGACCTGCTGCGGCTCCGCGACTGCGCGCAGGACCGCCCGCTGCGCTACGCCGGCCAGGAGGACCTGTTCGGCGCGGCCGAGATCCCGGCCGCCTGCCTGCGCCACGAGCTGGGCACCTGCCTCGGTCCCTGTGCGGCCAAGTGCACGGCCGAGGCGTACGGGGGCGCGGTCGCGCACGCCGCCGCCTTTCTCGAGAGCCGGGCCGTCGCGCCCCTCGACCGCGTGGTGGACGCGATGGCGGAGGCTTCCGACGCCCGCGACTTCGAGCGTGCGGCCGGCTGGCGCGAGAAGCTCGAGGCGCTGGAGTCGCTGTTCGCGGCCGTCTCCCGCCTGCGGGCGGCGACCGAGGCGCTCACCTTCGTCTACGGCGTGCGCGACCGGACGCCGGCCGCGCGCGGCGGCGGGCACGACGATCGCGTGTACCTGGTGCATCGCGGGCTGGTGCGGGCGCTCGCCCCGTGGCCGCGGACGCCCATCGAGCGCAGCGCCTTCGCCGGGGCGGTCGAGCGCTGGGCCGGCCAGGACGCCGGCGGCCCCGCCGCGCGCACCGCGCCCGAGATGGACGAGCTGTTGCTGGTGATGAGCTGGTTCCGCCAGCACCCGGAGGAGTTCGAGTCCACCACGCCGCTGGCGGCGTGGCTCGCCGCCGAGGGGCCCGCCGCTAGCTGA
- a CDS encoding metallophosphoesterase family protein — protein sequence MRLGLIADTHGQVRSGVHDVFAKVDRILHAGDVGDGAVLDELELLAPVTAVYGNVDIRLRRRLPRVAEIELDGFRFVVTHGDQFGSPEPEELKSAFPAADVIVFGHTHRPVIRDLPDFTVVVNPGSAGPRRFDLSPSVAIMETEPGIPPRVRIVPLS from the coding sequence ATGCGGCTGGGTCTGATCGCGGACACGCACGGCCAGGTGCGCTCCGGGGTGCACGACGTGTTCGCGAAGGTGGACCGCATCCTGCACGCGGGCGACGTCGGGGACGGCGCGGTCCTGGACGAGCTGGAGCTGCTGGCGCCGGTGACGGCCGTCTACGGCAACGTGGACATCCGGTTGCGGCGCCGGCTGCCCCGGGTGGCGGAGATCGAGCTCGACGGCTTCAGGTTCGTGGTGACGCACGGTGACCAGTTCGGCTCGCCGGAGCCGGAGGAGCTCAAGTCGGCGTTCCCTGCTGCGGACGTCATCGTGTTCGGGCACACGCACCGGCCGGTGATCCGTGACCTGCCGGACTTCACGGTCGTGGTGAACCCGGGCTCGGCCGGGCCGCGGCGCTTCGACCTGTCGCCCTCGGTGGCGATCATGGAGACGGAGCCCGGGATCCCGCCGCGGGTCCGCATCGTGCCCCTCAGCTAG